One genomic region from Dermacentor variabilis isolate Ectoservices chromosome 6, ASM5094787v1, whole genome shotgun sequence encodes:
- the LOC142586359 gene encoding glutamate receptor ionotropic, delta-1-like — protein sequence MTELHKAVSSSVLYRFFRYVVFLPAVPEPLENSLGACRLLVVTPLEGEQAAFDVKRTELLSENCTKLSTYSRWNDKMGFDNPVSPLELSPVVRNYWRRKLLVGYVEYSPFSVSRRPTPNGTLVYEGVDFSLIFNLARAFNMSLVPVRDPEATWGAKRHGRWTGIAGMVSRREVDLAVSASFQTPYREQVLDYAHYYYIQVVKFIVRAPAEKPRALVIVRPFAVEVWLGVLVAYLVSLALLLAVMRFERRHDRTGKLRFLPTQDVALSLYLGVIWQGCDWRFSGSPTRRLVAAGWWLLCTVISCAYCSLLISFMSHPGMEQALDTLPRLRRELLAGRIFVGTTRHTEMELAFTVSAAGRHGACAF from the exons ATGACCGAG CTGCACAAAGCGGTGAGCTCGTCAGTACTCTACCGGTTCTTTCGATACGTCGTATTTCTGCCAGCGGTTCCCGAGCCACTGGAGAACAGCTTGGGGGCTTGCAGACTATTGGTCGTCACCCCGCTTGAAGGGGAACAG GCGGCGTTCGACGTGAAGCGGACTGAGCTTCTCTCAGAAAACTGCACCAAGCTCAGCACTTATTCCCGGTGGAACGACAAGATGGGATTTGATAACCCGGTGTCGCCGCTCGAGCTGTCGCCCGTCGTACGCAATTACTGGCGACGGAAACTGCTCGTCGGATACGTCGAG TACTCTCCCTTCTCAGTATCAAGACGGCCGACGCCGAATGGAACTCTCGTCTACGAAGGCGTGGACTTCTCGCTCATCTTCAACCTGGCCCGTGCTTTCAACATGAG CCTGGTCCCCGTACGAGACCCGGAAGCCACCTGGGGCGCGAAGAGGCACGGACGCTGGACCGGTATAGCAGGAATGGTGTCCAGAAGA GAAGTGGACCTGGCGGTGAGCGCCTCCTTCCAGACTCCCTATCGCGAGCAAGTGCTGGACTACGCGCACTACTACTACATCCAAGTGGTCAAGTTCATCGTGCGGGCGCCGGCCGAGAAGCCTCGAGCCCTAGTCATCGTCCGACCTTTCGCCGTCGAG GTGTGGCTCGGCGTGCTGGTCGCCTACCTGGTGTCCTTGGCGCTGCTCCTGGCGGTGATGCGCTTCGAACGTCGCCACGATCGGACGGGGAAACTGCGCTTCTTGCCGACCCAGGACGTCGCCCTGTCGCTCTACCTGGGCGTCATTTGGCAAG GCTGCGACTGGCGCTTCTCGGGCAGCCCGACGCGGCGCCTGGTGGCAGCCGGCTGGTGGCTGCTGTGCACAGTCATCTCGTGCGCCTACTGCAGCCTGCTCATCTCGTTCATGAGCCACCCGGGCATGGAGCAGGCTCTGGACACCCTGCCCAGACTGCGCCGGGAGCTGCTCGCGGGCCGCATATTCGTCGGCACCACGCGCCACACAGAGATGGAGCTCGCCTTCACTGTGAGTGCCGCTGGCCggcacggcgcatgcgcattctaG